In Nocardioides sp. InS609-2, a single genomic region encodes these proteins:
- a CDS encoding carbohydrate ABC transporter permease: protein MKGKTGISTWIGFALILVWCLLPVAWILSLSFKSLDETTAGSPQFLPKDFTFENYGSILDNGDFTRALINSFGIALIATLLSVIFATLAAYAIARLEFKGKRVVLSMALAIAMFPVVSLVGPLFDMWRTVGLFNTWPGLIIPYMTFTLPLAIWTLSAFFREIPWEMEQAAQVDGATSWQAFRKVIVPLAAPGVFTAAILTFFFAWNEFVLAISLTSTTASRTVPAQMSYFVGSDPFNPPYSQLATASVIVTIPVIIIVLLFQRKIVAGLTSGAVKG from the coding sequence ATGAAGGGCAAGACCGGAATCTCCACCTGGATCGGCTTCGCGCTGATCCTGGTCTGGTGCCTGTTGCCGGTGGCGTGGATCCTCTCGCTGTCGTTCAAGTCGCTCGACGAGACGACGGCAGGCAGCCCGCAGTTCCTCCCGAAGGACTTCACCTTCGAGAACTACGGTTCGATCCTCGACAACGGTGACTTCACCCGCGCGCTGATCAACAGCTTCGGCATCGCGCTGATCGCCACATTGCTGTCGGTCATCTTCGCCACCCTGGCGGCGTACGCCATCGCGCGGCTGGAGTTCAAGGGCAAGCGAGTGGTTCTCTCGATGGCGTTGGCCATCGCGATGTTCCCGGTGGTCTCACTCGTCGGCCCGCTGTTCGACATGTGGCGCACGGTCGGGCTGTTCAACACCTGGCCGGGCCTGATCATCCCCTACATGACGTTCACGTTGCCGCTGGCGATCTGGACACTCTCGGCGTTCTTCCGGGAGATCCCGTGGGAGATGGAGCAGGCGGCGCAGGTCGACGGCGCCACGTCGTGGCAGGCCTTCCGCAAGGTCATCGTCCCGCTGGCGGCACCGGGTGTCTTCACCGCGGCAATCCTGACGTTCTTCTTCGCGTGGAACGAGTTCGTGCTCGCGATCTCGCTCACGTCGACGACGGCGTCACGCACGGTGCCGGCCCAGATGTCCTACTTCGTGGGGTCCGACCCGTTCAATCCGCCGTACTCCCAGCTGGCTACGGCCTCCGTGATCGTCACGATCCCGGTGATCATCATCGTCCTCCTGTTCCAGCGCAAAATCGTTGCCGGCCTCACCTCCGGCGCAGTGAAGGGTTGA
- a CDS encoding sugar ABC transporter permease — MSTVVAPDSKKDTRRAGKVPDSDRTMAENRLGQRLVAPAVILMVLVTAYPMLQALYLSLFKYRLTTPDDREFVGLGNYLTVLSDSLFWRDTLNTVMIMVITVAVELVIGFAFAMVMHKIMIARGLMRTSILIPYGIITVVSAFAWQFAFSLNNGFVNSWFSWLPWIASDTNWYGDHWHAIFAIMVSEIWKTTPFMALLLLAGLSQVSEDMLEAAQVDGATWTQRLFKVILPNMRAAIMVAVLFRALDAFRIFDNIFVMTRGAQNTESSSFLTYRQVIEQMQLGMGSALSVLLFITVLLLAFGIVRLFKVDLAQARGEG, encoded by the coding sequence GTGAGCACCGTCGTCGCCCCAGACTCCAAGAAAGACACACGCCGGGCCGGCAAGGTGCCCGACAGCGACCGGACGATGGCCGAGAACCGTCTCGGCCAGCGCCTGGTCGCCCCCGCGGTGATCCTGATGGTCCTGGTCACCGCCTACCCGATGCTGCAGGCGCTCTACCTGTCGCTGTTCAAGTACCGGCTGACCACACCCGACGACCGAGAGTTCGTCGGGCTCGGCAACTACCTCACCGTGCTGTCCGACTCGCTCTTCTGGCGGGACACCTTGAACACCGTGATGATCATGGTCATCACCGTGGCGGTGGAGCTGGTCATCGGCTTCGCCTTCGCCATGGTGATGCACAAGATCATGATCGCCCGCGGACTGATGCGGACCTCGATCCTCATCCCCTACGGCATCATCACGGTGGTCTCGGCCTTCGCGTGGCAGTTCGCGTTCTCGCTCAACAACGGCTTCGTGAACTCGTGGTTCTCGTGGCTGCCATGGATCGCGTCCGACACCAACTGGTACGGCGACCACTGGCACGCGATCTTCGCGATCATGGTCTCTGAGATCTGGAAGACCACGCCGTTCATGGCGCTGCTGCTCCTGGCAGGCCTCTCGCAGGTCTCCGAGGACATGCTGGAGGCCGCACAGGTCGACGGCGCCACGTGGACACAGCGCCTCTTCAAGGTGATCCTGCCCAACATGCGGGCCGCGATCATGGTCGCCGTCCTGTTCCGCGCACTCGATGCCTTCCGCATCTTCGACAACATCTTCGTGATGACTCGAGGCGCGCAGAACACCGAGTCGTCGTCGTTCCTGACCTACAGACAGGTGATCGAACAGATGCAACTGGGCATGGGATCGGCGTTGTCGGTGCTGTTGTTCATCACCGTGCTGCTGCTGGCCTTCGGGATCGTGCGGCTGTTCAAGGTCGACCTGGCACAGGCGAGGGGTGAGGGCTGA
- a CDS encoding extracellular solute-binding protein, with amino-acid sequence MGAGLALTCAAGLAACSAGADSGRPELVWYTNPDNGGQAKVAENCSTDEYTVTTQVLPQDAGQQRIQLARRLAAGDPAIDLMSLDPPYTAEFANAGFLAEIPQDMQDTLSEQSFDGATAAATWEDKVVAFPFWSNTQVLWYRKSFVDKVGLDMSQPVTWDQIIDAADEGGGKIGVQANKYEGYSVWINALIAGAGGTIVEDAEKGDDATITVDSEAGRAAAAVIEKLASSKAAASDLSVSNEGTAGSTFGSDDGAFLVNWTYIFHNYDESAPDVVKDIGYTKYPATVEGEDSHPPYGGIGIGVSDSSDQKELALKAAACLVSPENQGVNAELTGNMPASSAGYDYPALAEIYPEDLLQLFEDSVDAAAPRAVTPYWSDISSALQSTWHPPSGVNSETPKKSQEFIDEILKGGRLL; translated from the coding sequence GTGGGGGCGGGTCTAGCCCTCACCTGTGCCGCAGGCCTGGCGGCCTGCTCAGCAGGCGCCGACTCGGGCAGGCCTGAGCTCGTTTGGTACACCAACCCCGACAACGGAGGCCAGGCAAAGGTCGCCGAGAACTGCTCGACCGACGAATACACCGTCACGACCCAAGTGCTTCCTCAAGACGCCGGTCAGCAGCGCATCCAGCTGGCTCGACGGCTCGCCGCAGGTGATCCCGCGATCGACCTGATGAGCCTCGACCCGCCCTACACGGCGGAGTTCGCCAACGCCGGCTTCCTGGCCGAGATCCCGCAGGACATGCAGGACACCCTCTCCGAGCAGTCATTCGACGGCGCCACGGCAGCAGCCACGTGGGAGGACAAGGTCGTCGCCTTCCCGTTCTGGTCCAACACGCAGGTGCTCTGGTACCGCAAGTCGTTCGTCGACAAGGTCGGGCTCGACATGTCACAGCCGGTGACCTGGGACCAGATCATCGACGCAGCCGACGAAGGTGGCGGCAAGATCGGCGTCCAGGCCAACAAGTACGAGGGCTACTCCGTCTGGATCAACGCGCTGATCGCCGGCGCGGGCGGCACCATCGTCGAAGACGCCGAGAAGGGCGACGACGCCACGATCACCGTCGACAGCGAAGCCGGACGTGCTGCCGCAGCGGTCATCGAGAAGCTCGCCTCCAGCAAGGCAGCGGCCAGCGACCTGTCGGTGTCCAACGAAGGCACAGCCGGTTCGACGTTCGGCTCCGATGACGGCGCCTTCCTCGTCAACTGGACCTACATCTTCCACAACTACGACGAGAGTGCGCCCGACGTCGTCAAGGACATCGGCTACACGAAGTACCCGGCCACCGTCGAGGGCGAGGATTCACACCCGCCGTACGGCGGCATCGGCATCGGCGTGAGTGACAGCTCCGACCAGAAGGAGCTGGCCCTCAAGGCAGCCGCCTGCCTGGTCAGCCCGGAGAACCAGGGCGTGAACGCGGAGCTGACCGGCAACATGCCGGCGAGCTCGGCGGGCTACGACTACCCGGCCCTGGCCGAGATCTACCCCGAGGACCTGCTGCAGCTCTTCGAGGACAGCGTGGACGCCGCGGCGCCCCGCGCGGTCACGCCCTACTGGAGTGACATCTCCTCTGCCCTCCAGAGCACCTGGCACCCGCCGAGCGGCGTGAACTCCGAGACCCCGAAGAAGTCGCAGGAGTTCATCGACGAGATCCTGAAGGGAGGGAGGCTGCTGTGA
- a CDS encoding alpha/beta fold hydrolase, with product MSSMSSRRPDITVSEELFAPVSPGVELCYQTYGHPDDEPLLLVMGLGGPMTWWDPELCRRLAAHGFYVIRFDNRDTGRSSKIPGRVTRAQLVRAFTGRRVRPPYSMGDLAGDAFGLLDHLGIAAAHVAGVSMGGMIVQTMAIDAPARVRSLTSIMSTTGRRTVGWQSPRLMPSLIGNRAAGREAYLASSAALWAMIGSPAFPPDEVAARARAEETFDRGFSAGGVLRQMMAILTQPDRTQRLRGVHVPALVVHGLADRMVHVSGGRATASAVPGAELLLIDGMGHDLPADLFETIAEAIGRTADRAAPH from the coding sequence ATGTCCTCGATGTCTTCCCGGCGGCCGGACATCACCGTTTCGGAAGAGCTCTTCGCGCCAGTGAGTCCGGGGGTGGAGCTCTGCTACCAGACCTACGGTCACCCCGACGACGAGCCGTTGCTGCTCGTCATGGGCCTCGGCGGGCCGATGACCTGGTGGGATCCCGAGCTGTGCCGGCGGCTGGCTGCCCACGGCTTCTATGTGATCCGCTTCGACAACCGCGACACCGGTCGGTCCTCCAAGATCCCGGGCCGGGTCACGCGCGCCCAGCTGGTGCGCGCGTTCACGGGTCGACGGGTGCGGCCGCCGTACTCGATGGGCGACCTGGCCGGCGACGCGTTCGGGCTACTCGACCACCTCGGCATCGCGGCTGCCCACGTGGCGGGCGTCTCGATGGGCGGCATGATCGTGCAGACGATGGCGATCGACGCGCCTGCCCGAGTGCGTTCGCTGACCAGCATCATGTCGACGACCGGCCGTCGTACCGTCGGCTGGCAGAGCCCGCGACTGATGCCGTCGCTGATCGGCAACCGCGCAGCCGGCCGCGAGGCCTACCTCGCCTCGAGCGCCGCCTTGTGGGCGATGATCGGCTCCCCCGCCTTCCCCCCGGACGAGGTGGCGGCGCGCGCCCGGGCCGAGGAGACCTTCGACCGCGGGTTCTCCGCCGGCGGCGTGCTGCGCCAGATGATGGCGATCCTCACCCAGCCCGACCGCACCCAACGCTTGCGCGGCGTGCATGTCCCCGCCCTGGTGGTGCACGGCCTGGCCGACCGCATGGTCCACGTCTCGGGTGGTCGCGCGACAGCGTCGGCCGTGCCCGGCGCCGAGCTGCTGCTCATCGACGGCATGGGCCACGACCTGCCGGCTGACCTCTTCGAGACGATCGCCGAGGCGATCGGTCGTACGGCGGACCGCGCGGCCCCTCACTGA
- a CDS encoding alpha/beta fold hydrolase produces MSTRDGSSTLGDFLRPEGFARPHPVAVLREGSVVIEAGRFALRRLGEGGARRVTPYAGRSPSRDHEPVVLVPGFLAGDGTLAMMAGALRRTGIRTYRSQIRANIGCTLAAAHQLEARLESVAARRGTKVRIVGHSLGGMLARGVAARRPDLVSGIVTMGSPMLAAAAHHVSLTASVDLLVRLSRAGVRGLMAEDCVSGECARRSFAECRAPLPDSVDFTAIWSPRDGIVDPRACIDPRARAVEVNASHLGMAFDPRVIDQVVAALTRGGTSLVEVDRGEIA; encoded by the coding sequence GTGAGCACCCGTGACGGCTCCTCGACGCTGGGCGATTTCCTGCGCCCGGAGGGATTCGCGCGGCCTCATCCGGTCGCCGTACTCCGTGAGGGCAGCGTGGTCATCGAGGCCGGCCGATTCGCACTTCGCCGCCTGGGCGAGGGCGGCGCACGCCGCGTCACTCCGTACGCCGGCCGGTCGCCGTCGCGCGACCACGAACCCGTCGTGCTGGTGCCGGGCTTCCTCGCCGGCGACGGCACGCTGGCGATGATGGCCGGTGCGCTGCGGCGTACGGGGATCCGCACCTACCGCTCGCAGATCCGCGCCAACATCGGCTGCACGCTCGCCGCCGCCCACCAGCTCGAGGCGCGGCTGGAGTCGGTGGCGGCCCGGCGCGGCACCAAGGTGCGCATCGTCGGCCACAGTCTCGGTGGCATGCTCGCGCGGGGAGTCGCCGCTCGTCGTCCCGATCTCGTGTCGGGCATCGTCACGATGGGCAGCCCGATGCTGGCGGCGGCCGCCCATCACGTCTCCCTGACCGCGAGCGTCGACCTTCTCGTGCGGCTCAGCCGGGCCGGCGTGCGCGGGTTGATGGCCGAGGACTGCGTGTCGGGCGAGTGCGCGCGGCGGAGCTTCGCCGAGTGCCGCGCACCGCTGCCCGACTCCGTCGACTTCACCGCGATCTGGTCACCGCGCGACGGCATCGTCGACCCGCGTGCGTGCATCGACCCCCGGGCCCGCGCCGTGGAGGTCAACGCCTCGCACCTCGGGATGGCCTTCGACCCCCGCGTCATCGACCAGGTGGTGGCCGCGCTCACGCGCGGCGGTACCTCACTTGTCGAAGTCGATCGCGGAGAAATTGCGTAG
- the glpX gene encoding class II fructose-bisphosphatase — MSPKDLNVAPQSPDRNLALELVRVTEAAAMAAGRWVGRGDKNDADGVAVNAMRVMISSIGMNGTVVIGEGEKDNAPMLYNGEKVGDGTGPECDVAVDPIDGTTLTAKGMSNAISVLAVAPRGTMFDPSAVFYMEKLVTGPEAASVVDIRLPVAENIHQVAKAKGSRPEDVTVVVLDRPRHDRLVEEIRATGARIKFIIDGDVAGAIMAARPDTGIDLLLGVGGTPEGIIAACAMKCLGGVIQGRLWPQDDAERQKAIDHGHDLSQDHILTTDDLVTGDDCFFVATGITDGELMRGVRYRANGATTDSLVMRSRSGTIRSITSEHQLGKLRNFSAIDFDK; from the coding sequence ATGAGCCCCAAGGACCTCAACGTCGCCCCCCAGTCGCCAGACCGCAACCTGGCCCTCGAGTTGGTGCGGGTCACCGAGGCCGCGGCCATGGCGGCCGGCCGCTGGGTCGGTCGCGGTGACAAGAACGACGCCGACGGCGTGGCCGTCAACGCCATGCGCGTGATGATCTCGTCGATCGGCATGAACGGCACCGTCGTCATCGGCGAGGGCGAGAAGGACAACGCGCCGATGCTCTACAACGGCGAGAAGGTCGGCGACGGCACCGGCCCCGAGTGCGACGTCGCGGTCGACCCGATCGACGGCACCACGCTGACCGCCAAGGGCATGTCCAACGCCATCTCGGTGCTCGCAGTGGCCCCCCGCGGCACGATGTTCGACCCGTCTGCCGTGTTCTACATGGAGAAGCTGGTGACCGGCCCCGAGGCGGCCAGTGTCGTCGACATCCGCCTGCCCGTGGCCGAGAACATCCACCAGGTCGCCAAGGCCAAGGGCTCGCGACCCGAGGACGTCACCGTCGTCGTGCTCGACCGGCCGCGGCACGACCGGCTCGTCGAGGAGATCCGGGCCACCGGCGCGCGGATCAAGTTCATCATCGACGGCGACGTCGCCGGCGCCATCATGGCGGCCCGGCCCGACACCGGCATCGACCTGCTGCTGGGCGTCGGCGGCACGCCCGAAGGCATCATCGCGGCCTGTGCCATGAAGTGCCTGGGCGGCGTGATCCAGGGCCGCCTCTGGCCCCAGGACGACGCCGAGCGACAGAAGGCCATCGACCACGGCCACGACCTCAGCCAGGACCACATCCTCACCACCGACGACCTCGTCACCGGCGACGACTGCTTCTTCGTGGCCACCGGCATCACCGACGGCGAGCTGATGCGCGGCGTGCGCTACCGCGCCAACGGCGCGACGACCGACTCCCTGGTGATGCGTTCGCGCAGCGGCACGATCCGGTCGATCACCTCAGAGCACCAGCTCGGCAAGCTACGCAATTTCTCCGCGATCGACTTCGACAAGTGA
- a CDS encoding ABC transporter ATP-binding protein, with protein MSGPGLEVRVEVPGRVRASFDAAPGDVIALIGPNGAGKSSLVRALAGLAPAEGHARLDGTDLLAIPARERSVGLVFQGQLLFPHLSALDNVAFGPRARGVPRTEADADAQAWLDRFGVGELADRRPPKLSGGQAQRVAIARALATKPRLLLLDEPLTGLDVKVAMALRIELGRHLASYDGVTLLVTHHAIDALTLADQVVVLDAGEVAQVGTPAEVSQRPRTEHVARLVGLNVVRHEDELMSFTPDAVAVSLDEPVGSPRLRWRGSVADVSPHGDAVRLLVHADPDLIADVTPAAATELGLTPGRDVWLSVKATSVRRYPAYAQTPPDGRPTGS; from the coding sequence GTGAGCGGTCCGGGCCTCGAGGTCCGGGTCGAGGTGCCCGGTCGGGTGCGCGCGTCGTTCGACGCCGCGCCGGGGGACGTGATCGCGCTGATCGGGCCCAACGGTGCGGGCAAGTCGTCGCTGGTGCGCGCGCTCGCCGGCCTGGCGCCTGCCGAGGGTCACGCCCGCCTCGACGGCACCGACCTGCTCGCGATCCCCGCCCGCGAGCGCAGCGTCGGGCTCGTCTTCCAGGGCCAGCTGCTCTTCCCGCACCTCAGCGCCCTCGACAACGTCGCATTCGGGCCGCGCGCCCGCGGTGTCCCCCGCACGGAGGCCGATGCCGACGCCCAGGCCTGGCTCGACCGCTTCGGCGTCGGCGAGCTCGCCGACCGCAGGCCGCCCAAGCTGTCCGGGGGCCAGGCCCAGCGCGTGGCCATCGCCCGGGCGCTGGCGACGAAGCCCCGGCTGCTGCTGCTCGACGAGCCGCTGACCGGTCTCGACGTCAAGGTCGCGATGGCGCTGCGCATCGAGTTGGGGCGCCACCTCGCGTCGTACGACGGAGTCACGCTCCTGGTCACCCACCACGCGATCGACGCGCTGACCCTGGCCGACCAGGTGGTCGTGCTCGACGCCGGCGAGGTGGCCCAGGTCGGCACCCCGGCCGAGGTCTCGCAGCGCCCCCGCACCGAGCACGTCGCCCGCCTCGTCGGCCTCAACGTGGTGCGGCACGAGGACGAGCTGATGAGCTTCACCCCCGACGCCGTCGCCGTCTCCCTCGACGAACCGGTCGGCTCCCCGCGGCTGCGCTGGCGCGGCTCGGTCGCCGACGTGTCGCCCCACGGCGACGCCGTACGCCTGCTGGTGCATGCCGACCCCGACCTGATCGCCGACGTCACCCCGGCGGCTGCCACCGAGCTCGGGCTGACTCCCGGTCGCGACGTGTGGCTCTCGGTGAAGGCGACGTCCGTACGCCGTTACCCGGCGTACGCGCAAACGCCACCCGACGGCCGACCCACTGGGTCCTGA
- a CDS encoding ABC transporter permease — translation MKDNLGRAPVLLVVPAGLATLLLTVPLVAMVAATNWPDLPTQLRSEPLREALWLSLVTSTAAVSICLVFGLPLAWVLARVDFRGRGVLRALVTVPLVLPPVVAGVALRTAFGRTGFLGKPLLEATGFGFPFTTWGVILAHVFVCMPFVVISIEGALRSTNPEYDAAAATLGATRWTTFRRITVPLAMPGIVAGAVLGWARSLGEFGATITFNGNYPGTTQTMPTLIYVKRQSDQDAALALSLVMLLVSVIVLLSLRDRWLGTRMASA, via the coding sequence GTGAAGGACAACCTGGGCCGCGCGCCGGTCCTGCTGGTGGTGCCGGCCGGACTGGCCACGCTGCTGCTGACCGTCCCACTGGTGGCGATGGTGGCGGCGACCAACTGGCCCGACCTGCCCACCCAGCTCCGGTCGGAGCCGCTGCGCGAAGCACTGTGGCTCTCCCTGGTCACCTCCACCGCGGCGGTGTCGATCTGCCTGGTCTTCGGACTCCCGCTGGCGTGGGTGCTGGCGCGGGTCGACTTCCGGGGCCGTGGCGTGCTCCGGGCGCTCGTCACCGTGCCGCTGGTGCTGCCTCCGGTGGTGGCCGGCGTGGCGCTGCGTACGGCGTTCGGCCGCACCGGCTTCCTCGGCAAGCCGTTGCTGGAGGCCACCGGTTTCGGCTTTCCGTTCACGACGTGGGGCGTGATCCTGGCCCACGTGTTCGTCTGCATGCCGTTCGTCGTGATCAGCATCGAGGGGGCGCTGCGCTCGACGAACCCGGAGTACGACGCGGCCGCGGCCACGCTCGGCGCCACCCGGTGGACCACCTTCCGCCGGATCACCGTGCCGCTGGCGATGCCCGGCATCGTGGCCGGTGCGGTGCTCGGCTGGGCACGCTCGCTGGGAGAGTTCGGTGCGACGATCACCTTCAACGGCAACTACCCCGGGACCACGCAGACCATGCCCACCCTGATCTACGTCAAGCGGCAGTCCGACCAGGACGCCGCCCTCGCGCTGAGCCTGGTCATGCTGCTGGTCTCGGTGATCGTGCTGCTGTCGCTGCGCGACCGCTGGCTCGGCACCCGGATGGCCAGCGCGTGA
- the modA gene encoding molybdate ABC transporter substrate-binding protein, whose translation MKKIAAALTLALALATLAGCADDADGGGDAAGGGGELTVLAAASLTDVYEEMATKFEEAHDAVVTFSFGSSTDLAEQVADGAPGDVLATADEASMQVAEDAEVTGDVEPFATNMLTIVTPPDNPAGIQSLKDLDGATWVRCADEVPCGRVALAVLGANQVTAEPASLEDDVRATLDKVTSGEADAGLVYATDADAAGDAVATVEIPGAEERLTSYFTTTLEQSKDADLAQKWVDYVLSQEGQTALADAGFTAP comes from the coding sequence GTGAAGAAGATCGCTGCCGCCCTGACCCTCGCCCTGGCGCTCGCCACCCTCGCCGGCTGTGCGGACGACGCCGACGGCGGCGGCGACGCCGCGGGCGGAGGTGGCGAGCTGACCGTGCTCGCCGCGGCCTCGCTGACCGATGTCTACGAGGAGATGGCGACGAAGTTCGAGGAGGCCCACGACGCCGTGGTCACCTTCTCCTTCGGCTCCAGCACGGACCTGGCCGAGCAGGTGGCCGACGGCGCTCCCGGCGACGTCCTCGCCACCGCCGACGAAGCCTCCATGCAGGTGGCCGAGGACGCCGAGGTCACGGGCGACGTGGAGCCCTTCGCCACCAATATGCTGACGATCGTCACCCCGCCCGACAACCCTGCAGGCATCCAGAGCCTCAAAGACCTCGACGGCGCGACCTGGGTCCGCTGCGCCGACGAGGTCCCGTGTGGCCGCGTCGCGCTGGCGGTGCTCGGGGCCAACCAGGTCACCGCGGAGCCGGCCAGCCTCGAGGACGACGTACGCGCGACGCTCGACAAGGTGACGTCCGGCGAGGCCGATGCCGGCCTCGTCTACGCCACCGACGCGGACGCGGCCGGCGACGCCGTCGCCACCGTCGAGATCCCGGGCGCCGAGGAGCGGCTGACGTCGTACTTCACCACCACGCTCGAGCAGAGCAAGGACGCCGATCTCGCGCAGAAGTGGGTCGACTACGTGCTCTCGCAGGAGGGCCAGACCGCGCTTGCCGACGCCGGGTTCACGGCCCCGTGA
- a CDS encoding TOBE domain-containing protein, which yields MTTYRIAEAADLLGVSDDTVRRWVDSGRLPTLPGEGPSRIDGVTLAELAASLADSPDRESTRAASVSARNRLHGIVTAVRKDSVMAQVELVCGPYRIVSLMSSDAATELGLEPGVRAFASVKSTNVIVEVP from the coding sequence GTGACCACCTACCGGATCGCGGAGGCAGCCGACCTCCTGGGCGTCAGTGACGACACCGTGCGGCGCTGGGTCGACAGCGGCCGGCTGCCGACGCTGCCCGGCGAGGGACCCTCACGCATAGATGGGGTGACGCTCGCCGAGCTCGCCGCCTCGCTGGCCGACTCCCCCGACCGCGAGAGCACCAGGGCGGCCTCCGTCAGCGCTCGCAACCGGCTGCACGGCATCGTCACCGCGGTCCGCAAGGACTCCGTGATGGCGCAGGTGGAGCTGGTCTGCGGGCCCTACCGGATCGTCTCGCTGATGAGCAGTGACGCCGCCACCGAGCTCGGTCTCGAACCCGGGGTGCGGGCCTTCGCATCCGTCAAGTCCACCAACGTGATCGTGGAGGTCCCGTGA
- a CDS encoding DUF4245 family protein — translation MSEQGGRYQRSAAGMVGALIVTVAAIAAFVGFRAINRNDLDVTPDTVDYLEAVSALQGAGREVVYPPTLPDGWRVTSLDSVPGDRPAWGLGMLTDDGAFVGVRQEDESIDNLVEQYVDEDAAEGESLSVPDGLATSWSSWTDDGGDVGYAADVDGESVLVYGSAGAADVQELLELLTKDPTAASG, via the coding sequence GTGAGTGAACAGGGGGGCCGGTACCAGCGCTCGGCCGCAGGCATGGTCGGCGCGCTGATCGTCACGGTGGCGGCCATCGCGGCCTTCGTCGGCTTCCGCGCCATCAACCGCAACGACCTCGACGTCACCCCCGACACCGTCGACTACCTCGAGGCCGTGAGTGCGCTCCAAGGGGCCGGCCGCGAGGTCGTCTACCCGCCCACGCTGCCCGACGGCTGGCGCGTGACCAGCCTCGACTCGGTGCCCGGCGACCGCCCGGCCTGGGGGCTCGGCATGCTCACCGACGACGGCGCCTTCGTCGGCGTGCGCCAGGAGGACGAGTCGATCGACAACCTCGTCGAGCAGTACGTCGACGAGGACGCCGCCGAGGGCGAGTCGCTGTCCGTGCCGGATGGTCTGGCCACCTCGTGGTCGTCCTGGACCGATGACGGCGGCGATGTCGGCTACGCCGCCGACGTCGACGGCGAGTCGGTGCTCGTCTACGGGTCGGCCGGCGCGGCCGACGTACAAGAGCTGCTGGAGCTGCTGACCAAGGACCCCACGGCCGCGTCTGGGTGA
- a CDS encoding DUF5709 domain-containing protein: MSEDQLQPQDTLDDRGVDDILDEGISPPEQPRGVTAKGVTHAEQIEGETLDERVRQEEPEVWADAEAEADADILDGDVGGEVGAERTGRLEAPDPGPAGADTDLYATDDGIDGAGASAEEAAMHTIDEPS; the protein is encoded by the coding sequence ATGAGCGAAGACCAGCTGCAACCACAGGACACGCTCGATGACCGAGGAGTCGACGACATCCTCGACGAGGGCATCTCACCTCCCGAGCAGCCGCGCGGCGTGACCGCCAAGGGCGTCACGCACGCCGAGCAGATCGAGGGGGAGACCCTCGACGAGCGGGTGCGTCAGGAGGAGCCCGAGGTCTGGGCGGACGCCGAGGCCGAGGCTGACGCGGACATCCTCGACGGTGACGTCGGCGGCGAGGTCGGTGCCGAGCGCACCGGCCGGCTGGAGGCGCCCGACCCGGGCCCGGCCGGAGCCGACACCGACCTGTATGCCACCGACGACGGCATCGACGGCGCGGGCGCGAGCGCAGAAGAGGCCGCGATGCACACGATCGACGAGCCGAGCTAG
- a CDS encoding exodeoxyribonuclease VII small subunit gives MADKAAAPDQLSYEDAREQLVEVVRTLEAGGTTLEESLALWERGEKLATACQSWLDGARKRLDEVVEADEG, from the coding sequence ATGGCTGACAAGGCCGCCGCACCCGACCAGCTCTCCTACGAGGACGCCCGCGAGCAGCTGGTCGAGGTGGTCCGCACCCTCGAGGCCGGCGGCACCACCCTCGAGGAGTCGCTCGCCCTCTGGGAGCGCGGCGAGAAGCTCGCCACCGCGTGTCAGTCCTGGCTCGACGGCGCCCGCAAGCGGCTCGACGAGGTCGTCGAGGCCGACGAGGGCTAG